The Caldisericota bacterium genome contains the following window.
GTAGTAGCTACCCGGGCCCCTAGATTTAATCCTCGATACGAACTGCCTAACAATTTATCTATTTTTTTTGAGTTCGCTTCTCTTCCGGTAATATCAACATCTACAATTCCATTATATTCTTCTCCAATATGTCTTATAAATTCTTGGCGAATCTCTTGGTTAGATAAATCAAAATCTGCTAAACTTATGTAAGATTTATTTGTTCCTATTAAGCAATGTACAATCAGAGAAAGCAATCTAAGTACACCGCGAGTTCTCTGAAATATCGGGAAACTTCCCCAGCGATGATAGAGAATATCTATTGCCTCAGGCATAAAAGGATATGAATCTAAAAATTTATCTCTATACTCACTTGGCTGCATACCTGTAGGAAGTATACCTTCCCTATCTGCATAATTTACAAATTCGGTAACAACTTTTTTTGCCATACTTTCATCAATATTGTTAAAAAGTCTTCTTTTAATAATTTTAGAAACTTCTTGGTCTTGAATGGGTGATTTTATAATTTCCCTCCGACCGGTTATATCACGCAGCTGGGTTACAATCTCTTCACCTCTGGGAGTTCTATTGTAAGGATTACTGGGAGTAGTAGTAAATGCCAAAGCTACATTATTCAATTCACTTACTACATTAGAAAGAGTACTCAAAAAAGTAAGAGTCAGTGTCGTAAGATCAGTTTGACCTACACTAACTGCATCGGTAATATTTAAATAAGGAATAAGTTCATCTATTAAAATTAATACAGGGGAATGTTTTTCTAAAAATTCCTTTAATTGTTCTCCTCCCGGAGGTACACATGAAGAGAATTCATTTATTGACCCTGTTAATTGCTTTTCCATAAGCCCCCAAATAGTATCAAAATCTTCAGGTTTATTCCCCGTTTTCATTTTTTCTCCTACAATCGTAACCGTATTTACTCCCCACTCTTTTGCTTTATGATACATAGCGATTAATGTGTGGGTCTTACCTCCACCAAAAGGGGTTTGAATTTGAATAACCGGGTCTCCACCTTTCCCGTGAATGCGTTTTTCTATAATAGCAAGTAAATTTTTAAGCCCTTCGGTAAGGTAAGTCTTTCTAAAAAATGTTTCTGAATTTTTATATTCATCAGGCCCTCTATTTTTCATAACCTCCCATAAATCAGCTGCAAATATATCCATTGTAAGTCTACCCTCTAAAATATCTTTATGGGGGACGGCGATAGTATGAAATGATTTCATTTAATCACATCCTTTCCTTCTTTTTACTTTTTAATCTTTACTTAAAAATAACATATATAAATAAACTATCTTACTTATTCTTATAGTTAAAAAGATTTATTTGACCATCTTCCGCTTTACCTTTTATTTCTTCTTGTAATCGCATTTTTCCTGATAAAAAACCATCTAAGAGTTTTTTCTCTTTACTCTCATTCGTTAATGTCTCAGAAATTGTTTGAGCAACCCTATAAAAGGCATCACTTTTCCCATAACCTGATTCGTTAAGCAAAGTTATCATTTCATTTCGCTTACCTTTTTCCCAAAGCAAAAGCACTGCATGAAGAACATCTATAAGTTCAGATGAGTTTTTAAATTCCTCGACTTTTCTATCTTGCGGTCCTAAAACCTTAATAAATTCCTTTTCTTTTTTGATAAAACTTGGCCGATTCCACTGTTTTTCCAGGTCAACATTTGCACTCCTAGAAAGTTTATTCGCTTCATCAAAATGTAATTTCGCTTCTCCATAACTCCAACGATAAAGGACATAAAAACGGGTTAAATTAGAAATATCTCCTGCAAAACCATCATGCAGAATTTGATGTACTGCATAATCTGTAGTAATTCTTCGTACATCTGAAAGCATTTGAGATGCTCTTATAACATTACCTTCATAATCTATAATCTTTTCGTATTTACCGAAGATTTCGATAGCAGAACCTATAGCTGCGATAAAGAAATCTGCCCCACTAATTCCTTCGGTCCAAAGACGTTCGAGTTTTTCATAAAGATAGGTTTTTAATTCTTCTTTAATATTATTATAAAATCCGGTTGATTCTCGTTTTGTTTTACGTGCTACAATATAAATAGATGACATAAGAGAAGCAGTTCCATGTGCTTTTACTTTTGTAATCATTTCAGTATTAATTGGCCAAGCACTAGTTACTACTAAACCCGAATCTAATAGAGAATTAATTAATGTCTCCCAACCGGAAGTAGATTTATGGGCATAAACAATTGTAACTATTCCATTTGGCTTTAAAACTCGATATATTTCTTGAAATGATTTCTTAAGCATAGTTTCAAAAAATTTCTTTGCTTTATGTTTCCCATCCTGTCTTATGGGATTTGCTACAACTTCTTGAGATTTAGGAACAAGAGGAGTTGCAAATAATTCAGGATATAAATCTCCAACTGTTCTTTTTAACCATACATAGAAAAAATCAGACAATTCGGCATAATTGATATTATCGTAATAGGGTGGGTCCGTAAATATTGCATCGAAA
Protein-coding sequences here:
- a CDS encoding DUF499 domain-containing protein: MKSFHTIAVPHKDILEGRLTMDIFAADLWEVMKNRGPDEYKNSETFFRKTYLTEGLKNLLAIIEKRIHGKGGDPVIQIQTPFGGGKTHTLIAMYHKAKEWGVNTVTIVGEKMKTGNKPEDFDTIWGLMEKQLTGSINEFSSCVPPGGEQLKEFLEKHSPVLILIDELIPYLNITDAVSVGQTDLTTLTLTFLSTLSNVVSELNNVALAFTTTPSNPYNRTPRGEEIVTQLRDITGRREIIKSPIQDQEVSKIIKRRLFNNIDESMAKKVVTEFVNYADREGILPTGMQPSEYRDKFLDSYPFMPEAIDILYHRWGSFPIFQRTRGVLRLLSLIVHCLIGTNKSYISLADFDLSNQEIRQEFIRHIGEEYNGIVDVDITGREANSKKIDKLLGSSYRGLNLGARVATTIFLYSFSGGHEYGATLSEIKRSATTIENPSEVIADAFQKLTGESGRLFYIHFKGDKYFFNNQPNINRVIYINKENIKDRELIAMESELLRENLKGDKLKIFIWEEKSEDISDSEDLKLVILKNKDQKLMDSILKNKGQTPRVYRNTVFFLYPLESERSNFVNVVKNKIAYDYIEKDKNLNLSEEQRKDIKKAIKKAESELKESICRFYREVSIPGKDKFKEIILGVPIFGEDISLDQKVYDSLRSDGEILEKVSPIFLKEKYLVDQECVSTEQVYRTTIRTPGESRSINKKV